The genomic segment gatattaaaattataaaaaaatattatttaaaaaataaaaaattctatataATAATTGTAGAAAAATTCTATATAACAATTCTATAGAAAATTTAAATTGAGAATAAAGAATTCCATCAGCCGTACAGAGCAAGTCTATATTGGTAAGTGTCACTAGAAGTGAGCATGACTTTGGAAgaaagaatttcattattttctgCCACAATAATAATTTGGTTGGGTCCCAATCTAGGTTAGCTATGTCTTCGTTGGTTGATgtttcaaaccattcaattttgaaaattaatttagaaaatcttgaagcgaaaataagtaaattaaaattcTCATTGTTAGAACCGtaaaataatatctaatataaaatttaataaaccaCAAATTAgaatctatcatgtcaaatcatcaataaTATCTCTTACTTTCTTTAATTGTTCTCACTCAATAAAGGCTTCCTATTACTATGATAAGTTAATCGCCTCTTCTAATTTCGTCTTCAGATATCAGAAGAAGAACGTCAACTAAAGAAGGGTTAAGAAGAGCAAAAGGAGATGTGGATAATTAGGGTTACCTttcttttttatcaataaatccaTCGACttagcaaaagaaagaaaaaccattgagTGAAACAAGTACGAATTCTTGGGCAACCACAAGACGCCACCTGTGTGACAAATAGAGAAGCTAAATGCTATCAATCAAGAGAAATTGTTTCGGGAGTGTCGGAAACTAGAAAGATGAATTTAATGGAAAAGTTACTGTCGGTTGTAATTGTCCTAGGCATTGAACCACTAGGATTGGTCTCCCATGAATGGATCATGTCATCTATTTCATATTCTTCATCACCACGATCTTCAATAACATTTCCACCTGAAGCTTTAATCAACTCCAGCTCCATTGCTACTTGTTTCATGGTGGGTCTTTTCTTTCCGTTGAAATGCAAGCATCTTTTTGCTAGCAAAGCCACAACTATAATCTCCTTTTATGAACCATCCTTTACTACCATTGGATCGAGAATGTTAAATAAGGAATTCTCCTGCATTGAATGCAAAAAATATGATACCAAACTTCTCACTGACTCTGATTGTTGTACGGAATGGGTTTTTGTCCTGTTAAAAGCTCAGTAAGAACAACTCCAAAACTATAAACATCACTCTTCTCTGTAAATTGACTTGACCGAAAATATTCCGGATCCATGTATCCAAAAGTTCCTTGCACTCGAGTGGTTAGATGTGTTTGTTCGAGTGCAACTGATCTTGAAGTTCCAAAATCTGATACTTTTGCTCTATATTTCTCATCCAAAAGTATGTTACTAGATTTGATGTCTCGATGATAAATAGGAGCAGAAGCAGCTGAATGCAAATAGAACAAGGCATTGGCAATTTCAATCGCAATTCGTAAACGCATTTCCCATGTCAATGGTAACCCttcattttgattatgaatgAGATCGTATAATGTACCATTCGGGATGAACTCAAACACCAATAGAGGAACTTCACCTCTAAACAACACCCTAAAAGCTTAACCACGTTCCTGTGATTAATTTGAGATAAAATTATAACTTCGTTAATGAACTGTTCAACCTTcttttcattaaatttctttCCTTCCACCATTTTGGACTTCTTAATAGCCACAATGCTTCCATCTATTAGCATCCCTTTATAAACAGTCCCTTGACCTCCTTGACCAAGGATTCGATTCTCATTATAATGATCCGTCGCCTTTTCCATCTCTTTTGAAGTAAATAACGTAATTTTTTCAACATTACCTTCATTGCTAGACAAATCTTGTTGCAGTCACTTTTTGAAGTATTTCTTCTTCAGCAtgatgttttgttttcttttgaggACTTTGTACATACTCCATGTTGCGAGTATTAGAAATAGTGTCCCAATACTAGTGCTGCAACCTATACATATATAAGAAACATAGTTAAAAGGTaactttgaaaattaaaatacatgttaaAAAACCATGAAAATGTTTcgatattttttttcatatttgataGCCCTTCATTTTAAATGAACAATGAGAGAACTTTATCGCACTATCATTTGTTTTGAtattgaacttttacaaatttaacaataaataaCTATTACTGCATCatatattaaaaagtaaatatatcaCTGATTAAATTGGCATAATCCTATAACCATAATGAATCTACTTTAAAAAACAAAAGGTATAAATTTAACGCGTACCTATAATAATGCTTGTCAGGCTACTATTACTAGTCTTTTGAGCCTTTGTTTAGCGCTCGCAACGAAATCTTGTACTATCGTATTCATAATGAGGAGGACAAGACTCTGACGAGCAATAGTTGCTAGGGGTATTCAAACAAAGCATGCGGCAATTCTCATAATTCCTACAGTTCCCATCTGTCATTTACGAAATGAATAAAAAAGGTTATAGCCATATTATTGGGTTAAAGTATCTAAGAGATCCTTATACTATATGGATCGAATTAAATTAGCCcttctattattaaatggatcaatttagtacttatactgttaaaaagaatcaaataagtttaaattattaaagcattaacatttatagtataaaaaatgtcttgaattttttcaaaatctattctgtttcaaacaaaatatttcatttatagaacgataaaaactttaaatataattatctCTATTAAACAATAAGTGTTAATTATATTCCAATTTGGTCTTCTTTAATTCTTTCTAATAATACAGGgattagattaatttatttactaGTAGAgggattaatttaataaaattcctaTAACAGAAGGACTATTAGATACATTCACCCATATAATTCAAtagatattaattaattaatgcatGCCAAAATAGAAGTTATTTTGGTATCTAGTTTCATTTTCCTTTTGCTCGTTCAAATTATTCTAGCAATATGCATGCAGAacctttgaaaataaaaattaaaatatagaaaacaaaAGTAATTCAATAggtattacttttattattacaTAAGTTAAAATGTAATTGTGTTTTCCATCAAATTTAAAGATTAGAAAAAGACTTGAATAGAAGTAGGTACTATattaaaatcacaaaaaaaaagtatGGTAGTTTTGTTTAAAGAGGGAtggataaattatatatatatataaggtatataaaaattaaatgtgtaaaaatccttatatttaaaatttttttaaagaaattcaaTAATTGAATTCCTACGATTTATTCGCCACATCAAACTCCGTTTTGTATCTTTTtgtatcattaatattttgataatttagctatttcatttaatttatttatacagATCATGCATATCAAATTTgacataaactaaaaatttttaatttttttaatgaaatgttgaatatatatattaatatattgagTATTGTAGATCAATATGAAAGATATACCAAATTAGTTCAAAAATTTGCGTGTAcgacaagtacaattatattaataaatttaacgattggattgttaaaatattaacaatataaaGAGATATAAAAGGATGTAAAACAAATTTAATTCTACACCGGTATAAATGGATTACTCCccatttttttatacaattatttttgtattatatatatatatccaaaatttacatactttattaaatatgattttttaatatgattttgaatGTCGAATCTTCAATTGATTAGTATATTTTAGTCATGATATACCTCAACCAATAATAACTAGATTATGGCACACTAACTATGTgagtgaaaaaaattatgtaataatttatttataaaaaaaattgatataaaaattaagagtttgattgaaatggtaaagttaAGATATTATCTATCATGTTGTCTTTGTTCAAATTTCATTATacttatttttctagattttacataaaatataagaTGAGAAAAATACTCTCAtgataatatttgttattttataaaagtattggattttcataaattttcaacTGAGTCAAGACTCAGTTGAtgtgtgacaccaactcaattagtattttttaaaaatagtgcTAATTTAAGGTACACCTATAATATGAGTGGAAAAATTTATGTAATAGACATACTTATTAAAAGTTTTTATAAGAATCAAATGAATCATTGGttgaaatgataaatttaaaatttactgtATGAAAGGGTCAAATCTCACCATGTTAGATTTATCatggattttatataaaaatgtaaaaagatgGGAATACTcttaaaatattataacttaatttgtaggcattttaataatttttcaattaaggTATACTATAAGTAAAGATCATatagatatattaaaaaaagttcCCTAAAAAACATTAATTCGTACCTTCGCATAACGTCAAATCCGTAATGTTCCTGTTGCATGCACATAGATGAATAGAGCTCAACCTCGACCAACAATATTCACCATCGAATGTACAAGAAGTGTCCGAACTATCATTTAACTGGCACACTCCAGATATTGGTGTGCCCCATTGCAGTCGTGTTGGGATATGCGTCCTATTACTTATACCAAAATCTTCTAACTCAGAGGTCAGATGATAGACAGAAGAAATCATGGAAGCAAATCCGCAAGATATTTCCCTCTTATAATCACTAGAATCAACCCTACTACTCATGTTTACGTAGAATGAACTAAGACCTTAAGGAATATTAACACGACAACCAACAATAGAGGAAGCCTCGTTATTAAACCTACAACTTGGTTGCAAACATCCACTTATAAAATTATCCATTTCATTACCAAAAACAATAACCAAATTACCGCAACCTGAAGACCAGAAGATGTCGTCGGAATCTGAATAGTAAAAGCAGGTGCCAATTAGGTTGAGACTCATCCCATTGTGATGATTTTTTCGACAGTTAAAGTAAATTATTGGATGATTGACCATGACGGTACCTTTGAAAAAATCAAAGTCTAGTATTTACAAATCCGTGCCATTTATGTTTAAGAAAGGCACTTTTTACTCATTGACAGCTTTGTTGCAAATTACGTTATTATCTTGGGGCTTCATGCTAAAAGGATAGAAAAAGGAAACATTCCCACAAGACTCTTACCTTATAGGTGTTGAATTTGATAGGTCCTGGCGCTGGTCTTCCGCATCCTGCGGGCTTATCGAAAAGGAAGTATATTGCAAAATCTATTAAATGTATGCACATCGAAAGTTTGTAGGAAATAAAAGCAATGCATTATtcaaatatacacatataataatcctaaaaGAAGGTACCTATGAAAAGTGCTATTCTTAactaaatgttttaattaaatttatgtattatttatgacattaaattcaatataaattttatgGTTGAATTTGATATCATACaatatttctaattaaaaacacttgcctttttaaaaaaaattcaattccaCTTAAAAGGAAAATATCTATTGAAGGTTTTTTTTCACACCCATTCTCTCTTTACATAATACCCTGTAAATTTCATTCTAAATATTAAATTCTTAATTGAccaataatttcaaaatttcaaaccaAATCAACTTAGATTTAAAATAGAATCATTATAAAGAAAATTATGTAAACTATGaaatgaacaaaaataattaaataaaaatatatatataaaaccagCATGAAACCAACGGTGTCCTTAATCTCCCTGATTAAGtgaaaaaattagtaatttattttaatttaatctcattgaagtattaattcaagtttttgaAATACAAAACTTTCAGgtgtaattttttgaaaacaaaaatatcaaTATACAATATCAATATTATTCTAAAGACTGATTTTAAACAATTaacaaaatctatattttgactgaattaaaagaagaaaaataaaagccaAGCAATTGAAGTGACAGCGCGTGACTGACCTGCGTCTCCGCAATAGGTGGAATTCCAGTTGAGCACGGCGGGAGCATGCGTGGTTTCAATATTGATGCCAGTGGGTAATGGGTAAACACTACGGAAAAAGTCCCTGCCATAGATGAAAGCAGATGCGCATCTGTTGCTGTCAGGATACATGGCTGTCATGCTTACAGTATAGGAAGTGAGATTTGCAGTCATTTCAGTAAAGCAGCCAGATTCAGAAGCACCATTGTCACACCTTGGTTGAACGCAGCCGCCAAGTGAATCAGCTTCGTTACTTAAAATAGTAGCCAAATTTCCGCAACCTACTGACCCGAAATTATTGCTCTCACTTGAGAAGAAAAAGGGAGTGCCTGAGAGATTCACACTCACACTAGCCTCGCTTGTATGATCACAATTAATGTAAGCAACTGGATTACTGATGAGAATGGCGTCTGCAGATGTGGAATCAAGTACCTCCAGATCGATGCTATTTACGTTTATGAATGGCTTTTCCCCATCAGGGGTTGTTTTGCAAGTCACTCTAAACCAAGAAATAGTATAGCAGCTGCTGTGGATTAcaaaaggggatgaaattgtaatATTTCCACATACTTCTTGTCCACAGGCAGGTTCTTGAAATTCTGCAGCTTGTAAAATTGGGCATAACAGGAACAGGAAGAGGAAGAGGGGTAGGAGGATGAAGTAAAGCGCTAAGTGAAAACCCATTTCCGTTGTTTGAGGGAAATGAATGAAGATTTAGATAGGGTTGCTCTAAGTCAGGTTTTAAAGAAACAAAAGCAGGGTTAATTAAGtagcattttcttttctttttaaaattagcAGCACTAAGAtctgaaaataaattataatttttttagatgtaaatttaataatatgataaaaaatatatttatgtatttaaaaattttcttaaactcGTATATATTGATGTAGGTTCAAAAGTAAAGAAATAATTTCCAACACTGCTGTCAAATAATTGTCCATACATTTTAAAGTAGGTATACATTTTCATTTTAAGATATCctatactttataattcaataaaCAAATGAAATTCCGAATATTAGATAATATACTGCACAGGTATTGCCATCTAAATGCACATGATGCaagaatattaaatatttaataacataCTGCACATGTTACAATGCCACCATTAAATATTAATCCGATATATTACAAACAAAGGTATTCATACTCTATAGctcatcataaattttaatgtttgagcCGTTTTTATGGACTGTAGTTGGCCATCACCATTTGGTCTGCAACATGTGAATATATTATGGATAAAGTATTGTAGGGGTTATTAAATTACTTTTTCTTcctaatttaattatgaaaagttataaaataattatttaattatttataattttttatcatttaattatgaaaaattataaaatagtcattcaactatttaattttattttttatcaccaATCGGCTAACGTAAAATtagaaacattaaaaaatttaagatagttgggtgaccaaacaaaaacaaaattgaatagttgagtgaccattttgtatATTTTGGAAGTTgggtgaataaaaaaaattcatagttgGGTGACAACAAATGTACTTTACtcgtatattatattatattatattatattatattatattatattatattatattatacatgTAAAAGAACCTTATTTGCTAAGAGTCAATTTTTTTTGTCCTCCGTCCCCTCTATTAGGGGTGTAAATGAGATACTGATACTTGCAAGATTACTCGAGTTTGAATCGAAAAAATTCGAACTCGATTCAGTAATTATTGAACTGAGCTTGTGAGTCCtaacatgtttttcatatttttatattattaagttatattattgcCCTTAATTATCGAGTTGAATTCGAGTACAAAAATTGATAAACAAACTTAATCAAGTTGAATTCGAGTACAAAAATTGATAAACAAACTTAATCGAGTTCGAATTCGAGTTCAAGTAGCTCAATTATATCTCAAGTGAGCTCGAACTTAATAACAGGTATTCGATTGAACTCAAACTGAGTATCGAGTTCCAAATTTTAAGTTGAGCTTAACAATATTCAAGTTCGACTCAATTACACCCCTACCCTCTACAAGCTAATCAGTATAGCAATTATCTGCCCCATAAATTGTGCAATGCACCTCATTTGCTCTCGTGACATCTATTCTAGTTCAGTATACATTAGAAATTTCCAAGAAAGATTTGCAGAGGAGGACGATAAAATGAAATCTGAAGTTTATGGACAATTTCCTCACAATCAACCTAAAGTTTTCCAATTCAAAATCTCATCACATACAATCTTTATtatatgtaagtttttttttttcgatttcaatatattttgaaaaaccagcaagaaaaataaacaatatcaaatttGTTCCCACAATATTTGTGGACCTGCTGCTGTAATTTCATCTTAAATAACTAACTTTACGTGTGGGGTTTTATGATGGGAAACAACTCAGGAACCTTCTTTCAACTTAGTTTTTTTAGTAATAATAATGCACTTTAGCAAAACCTTTTCCATGATGAATGCTTTTTCACTTGTTTGTCAACTTACTTTTTTAGCTTTTTGAGACAAACAAAACATGATTAATTGTTTGTTAGACTCGTCTAGTTAAACACGGTTTACGTGATATCTCATATACTATAATAAAGAAATTCTCCAATTTGATCTGCGTTTGTGCTTTCTTTCTGTTAAAGTATAACTAAGCTGAAAGTAGCTAAGCTGAAGGTTAAGCAGCTGAAAGTCAAGCAGTTAGTGTGTGCAGTTAGTTTGTTCTAAGTTGTTAGCATTTCTGTTAACAGCAGAGAATCAAACTAAGTGAatcattcataaaattcaaagaaatttatttcttcaaatttagATTTGTTCTCTTCACTTTATTTTACCTTTcttttagtatttcttttatggtATCATTCGCTTCGGTTTAGATCCTAGAGTCTTGCTCGTGTTGTGCATTCATGGCCACCTCCACCGGATCTGCTTCTGCTAACAACAATAATCCACTGCCAGTTCCTATCAATTCTGAATCGGGTTTGAATCGATTAATACAGTGTTTCCTAGACATGATATTGTGAAACTTGATGAGGGAAATTTTATTCTCTGGCAACAACATATCAAGCTAATCGTTGAAGGTTATGAACTCACCGGTTATCTCAATGGCACTTTACCTACTTCTTCTCGGTTTGTGCTGAACTCGGAGGGTCAACTGGTGTTGAATCTTGAGGCGTCCTTGTATCATCAACAGGACAAGCTTCTTGCATCGTGGTTGTTGTCTACCATCGGTGCTTCTCTCATTTCTTGCTTCATGAATGCCAAAACAGCTTGCGATGTGTGGACTACTGCAAACTGGTTGTTTGCAGCGATAACTGGAGCAAATTTGTCTAGCCTGAAACACGAGTTACACTTGATCAAGAAAGGTACGTTGACAGTTAAAGAATACTTTTCGAAAATCCAAAATACCTGTGCATTGATTGCAGCCTCAGGTTACCAGATCCAGACTCCGAGAAAGTTAAGATCGTTCTTGCAGGGTTGTCATCGAAATATGATGCGGTTATCACTTTGGCATCTTTTTCTTCTAAGCCTTTGCCGATGCGTAAACTCTCAAATATTTTACTTGAGTTTGGGACTCGCCAGCAACGGCTGGTGTTGGAGTCCTCGTACTAGGAGCACCTAACCGAGAAAGATGCTTTTCCATATCTGACATCATCCGAGCCCGTACGTGGTGGTCGTCTTTTGACTGGTGGCCGCAGAAGAGGCTTCAAGGGTTTTGTCCAGTGCCAAATTTGTGGCCGTTTTAGGCACTTGGCGTAGAGGTGTTACTACCGCTTTAATCGACAGTATGATGGACCTCCAGCACCAATGGCTTGATCCTCTTAAGGTGTTACTACAGCATCATGTGGCACTAATGGTTGTTCAAGTGGGTCGAATGCTCAACAAGGAGCCAATGACTTTGGTGTTGGCCCAAGTGCGAAGCTTGTGAGCAATAGTATGCAGTCGTTTGGGCCATATGATGGGCCACGTGTTCCATGGCTCACAAAACCTCGAGCCAGTATTTATTATGagctgaatgaaattttaaacacTCCAACATGTGTTGGGCATCCTCCGGTTCCTGATGTACCCAGGTCGAACTTCTCAAGTGGAACTGGGTCGAATGCTAATACGTCCCAATATGGGTCTGGTTCTGATGGTATGACTTCGTATGTTCCTCTGCCTATGGGTAATATGTCATGGTATCCTGACTCGAGGGCTACACATCATGTCTGTAAAGACGGTTCCACTCTGAATGGGTCTACACACTGTTCAAGTACTACTCCTATTTTAATGGGTGATGGGACTTGTGTCCCTATTAAGAGCATTGggtgtaataccccttacccatattaaactccgaaatagggtatgaggcattactagaacacttacacatgtaaacgtattaaactgagttacaaaatttcattcaaatttaaactcttcatatttttaacatgattttataattctttacaacgtatcctcaaaatattatattcataacaaatagggcctacgagacccgatacttacccatgtaattcaatgcttcatttccattttattcaattcacaatctttcatgttcacaattcaaatcaatttctcaatccaatatatctttcaataccacaataattcttttaattcaaatcatatcactagaaacttccatttaattcatgtacaATTCAATATCGTTAAGTccaatactaatacgtattcaccatttaactcaatgtttatcgattataccattcattaacacatttataaaattcttagCATTGCAATGAAAACAtcacttaagcttaaataacaacatcaaatcaactcatcatcccctttttcgtcattttattcttcaagtatgaacttagtatttcatttcctttccacacccatttcctacgaatatcacacaaaacaataacatatcattcaaccatagtcacaagctagtacatttaaacataattctttttggaattaaccacatgataaatcaTTCCAAGTAAGTTTACATAATTGAAACATTACCACCCTTTCCACGATCACAAGCATATTCCCATctaggcacttaccatttcaatgcataacttataaatttaacgtggcataattcaACCACCACTTGGCCAAAGCTTAAGTGTGTACACTACACATGTTAGCTAAATAAACATATAGCGTAAGCATTATAAGTATGGCCgagttcaacatttattcatgtatcaaacttaccaacataAGTTAatccataaaccattcatggccTTACTTCATACCAACTCATATACCAAATAAACCACactcacatactatgaaactttattttcccatatgagcttaaaccatgatcaataatacgcaaatgtaagcatcatttctattttaatgtttatcgattataatcgagcatataaccaattatacacaaatcgttcatatatataattaattttcctcctcctcctctccattccacatcctttatgtataaaacatgcttaaatagcattatacataatttcactattcacttatatttaaattcaaagctatctatttgagtcagagtcactaaatcatttttatctgaagctacagagctccaaattaagatctataaatttcacccaaaactagactcacatatcttcttaccataaaattttcataattttttacttggccaattagtaatttgattctttaaagtcacccctatttcactgctcaacatctctgacctctcttcactaaaaataaattatctcattgtacagaattcagatgatatttctatttgtgtcctttaaaaatagactcaataagaaatttaataatgtaaattacaaaacataattatatttgtacaatttttagtgatttttcaaatttagaacagaggatttcgaaatcattcagaCCTTGTACCACTAAAATTCCAATATCTCAGAACATATAACTCTTATGgccattatttttgttttatgtgaaagtagactcattaagctttaattt from the Gossypium hirsutum isolate 1008001.06 chromosome D09, Gossypium_hirsutum_v2.1, whole genome shotgun sequence genome contains:
- the LOC107892415 gene encoding wall-associated receptor kinase-like 9 yields the protein MGFHLALYFILLPLFLFLFLLCPILQAAEFQEPACGQEVCGNITISSPFVIHSSCYTISWFRVTCKTTPDGEKPFINVNSIDLEVLDSTSADAILISNPVAYINCDHTSEASVSVNLSGTPFFFSSESNNFGSVGCGNLATILSNEADSLGGCVQPRCDNGASESGCFTEMTANLTSYTVSMTAMYPDSNRCASAFIYGRDFFRSVYPLPTGINIETTHAPAVLNWNSTYCGDADSDDIFWSSGCGNLVIVFGNEMDNFISGCLQPSCRFNNEASSIVGCRVNIP